A portion of the Rhodopseudomonas sp. BAL398 genome contains these proteins:
- a CDS encoding cytochrome c biogenesis CcdA family protein, producing MIHDVSIPAALIAGLVSFLSPCVLPLVPPYLIYLTGATIEHVASGERDQTSRRAVMISALMFVLGFSTVFVALGASASLVGGLIRAWSAQLSIVAGIVIILMGLHFLGLTRIGFLMREGRLPIPKPVGLWGAYVMGLAFAFGWTPCIGPILAAILSVAAAEATVTKGAGLLAVYSAGLGIPFLLAALMVEQFSSVFARMKKHLANVERVMGALMILTGIGFLTGAVSNVSIWLLETFPSLANFG from the coding sequence ATGATTCACGATGTCTCGATCCCCGCGGCGCTGATCGCCGGCCTGGTCAGCTTCCTGTCGCCCTGCGTGCTGCCGCTGGTGCCGCCATACCTGATCTATCTGACCGGCGCGACCATCGAGCATGTCGCCAGCGGCGAGCGCGATCAGACCTCCAGACGCGCGGTGATGATCTCGGCGCTGATGTTCGTGCTCGGCTTCTCGACCGTATTCGTGGCGCTGGGCGCCAGCGCCAGCCTGGTCGGCGGCTTGATCCGGGCCTGGTCGGCACAGCTGTCGATCGTCGCCGGCATCGTCATTATCCTGATGGGGCTGCATTTCCTCGGTCTGACCCGGATCGGCTTTCTGATGCGCGAAGGCCGGCTGCCGATCCCCAAGCCGGTCGGGCTATGGGGCGCTTATGTGATGGGGCTGGCTTTTGCGTTCGGCTGGACGCCGTGCATCGGTCCGATCCTGGCGGCGATCCTGTCGGTCGCCGCCGCCGAAGCCACCGTGACCAAGGGGGCGGGGCTGCTCGCGGTCTATTCCGCCGGTCTTGGGATTCCGTTTTTGCTCGCCGCCTTGATGGTCGAGCAATTCTCCAGCGTGTTTGCCCGGATGAAGAAGCATCTGGCCAATGTCGAGCGGGTGATGGGCGCCCTGATGATCCTGACCGGCATCGGATTTTTGACCGGCGCGGTGAGCAATGTCTCGATCTGGCTGCTGGAGACGTTTCCGTCGCTGGCGAATTTTGGATAG